The Microbacterium luteum nucleotide sequence GCAACGAACAGCACCAGCGTGAACCAGTCCCCACCCATCAACACCGGTGCAAGGAACAACACCGCCGCCGCAAGCAGACCCGGCGCGAACGCATTGCGCTGATACACGGACGGGGTGCGCTGCTTCGCCATCATGACCCGCTCACCGCCGACCCCGCCGCCGGCAACGGTCCACCGGCCACCCCAGCATCCGCTGTGTTCGTGCGGGCGCGCCGGTGTCGGATCCAGATGTTCAGGCCGAGCACGATCACGCCAGCGCCGAGGGCGACATCAGCGAGGTTCCCAATGAAGAGGTTCCCGTAGGCGAGGAAGTCGGTGACGTGCCCGACCCCGAAGCCAGGCGGGGAGAACAGCCGGTCGATCACGTTCCCGACCGCGCCGCCCAGGATCAGCCCGATCCCCACCGCCCACCATCCCGTCCGTGCCCGCGCCGCGGCGACGATCAACACCACCACGGCGCCGACGCCGAGGAGAGTGAGCAGCCCTGTGAACCCGGCGCCGAGAGAGAGGATCGCGCCCGGGTTGAACGCGAGCTGCAGCCCGAGCAGATCACCCAGCAGCGGGATGCGCTCGTCCTGGCGCAACCCGTCGAGTGCGGCCGCTTTCGTCGCCTGGTCGATTAGGACCACCACGCCGGCGGCCAGGCAGGCGATCGCGAATCGTCGGGACTGCTCACGATTCATCGGCGGGACCGTTCTTCCCCGTGTCGCCATTTCCGCTGCCCTTGCCGGACGCGGCAGCTGCGGCTGCTCTGTCGCGGCGGCGGCGCTCTCGGGCCACCATGAGTACGACGATCAGGGCACCGCCGAGCACGATCACACCGCTTACCACCGCGAGGACGGGGAGGAACTCCCCACCTCCGGAGGGGCCGTTGTGCATCTCTCCGGAGGTCGTGGTCGGGGTCGTCGCAGACGGTTCGGGTGTC carries:
- a CDS encoding signal peptidase II → MNREQSRRFAIACLAAGVVVLIDQATKAAALDGLRQDERIPLLGDLLGLQLAFNPGAILSLGAGFTGLLTLLGVGAVVVLIVAAARARTGWWAVGIGLILGGAVGNVIDRLFSPPGFGVGHVTDFLAYGNLFIGNLADVALGAGVIVLGLNIWIRHRRARTNTADAGVAGGPLPAAGSAVSGS